The following proteins are encoded in a genomic region of Microcoleus sp. FACHB-68:
- a CDS encoding RNA-guided endonuclease TnpB family protein, with amino-acid sequence MFSLTYEFKLKPTSAQIALFEDWLEQCRRVYNYALAERKDWYKSRSCRINACSLHSEYIIAADAPRPTYSHQCKALTAYRQTSPNLQSVHSQVLQQTLRRLENAFVRMWELHHGFPRFKKAGAMRSFVFPQLGANPIQGSTIKLPVIGWVKFRQSRSIPDSATVKQVQIVRRASGWYALLTLQWDVQIPDVIPQGEAIGIDVGISHLVAVSNGQLFPNPRPFKQLESKLKLLQQRLSRKQVGSNNRKKAQCQVSKLHERLANIRKNNCWLLAHHLCDGAGTIFVEDLNLKGLARGFLSKHCLDAGWGQFLQILEQCCFKRGVFFLKVDSKKTSQICPNCLVLTGKKELSERVHSCQDCGYTTDRDVAAAQVVLLRGLAAVGHTVKMLSEGKAVALPVMKEFPSL; translated from the coding sequence CTGTTCAGTCTGACCTACGAATTTAAGCTCAAACCGACATCAGCCCAGATAGCTCTATTTGAAGACTGGCTGGAGCAGTGCCGTAGAGTCTACAACTATGCACTTGCTGAGCGCAAAGATTGGTATAAATCTCGTAGTTGTCGAATTAACGCTTGTTCACTTCACTCGGAATACATCATTGCAGCCGATGCGCCTCGACCCACCTATAGCCATCAATGTAAAGCATTAACGGCTTATCGACAAACTAGCCCAAACTTGCAAAGCGTTCACTCTCAAGTTTTGCAACAAACATTGCGGCGGCTGGAGAACGCCTTCGTGAGGATGTGGGAACTTCATCATGGATTTCCTCGCTTCAAGAAAGCCGGGGCAATGCGATCTTTTGTCTTTCCACAGCTAGGAGCTAATCCAATTCAGGGTAGCACCATCAAGCTACCAGTAATTGGTTGGGTAAAGTTCCGTCAGTCTCGCTCGATTCCCGATAGTGCCACTGTAAAGCAAGTGCAGATTGTCAGACGTGCGAGTGGTTGGTATGCCCTACTGACATTGCAATGGGATGTTCAAATTCCCGATGTCATACCACAGGGTGAAGCCATAGGAATTGATGTCGGGATTAGTCACTTGGTAGCCGTTTCCAACGGTCAGTTATTCCCAAATCCACGACCTTTTAAACAACTCGAAAGCAAGCTGAAATTGCTGCAACAGAGACTCAGTAGAAAGCAAGTGGGGAGCAACAATCGCAAAAAAGCGCAGTGCCAAGTGAGCAAGTTGCATGAACGCCTTGCCAACATTAGGAAAAACAACTGCTGGCTGTTAGCGCATCATCTTTGTGATGGGGCGGGAACCATATTTGTAGAAGACTTAAACCTTAAAGGTTTAGCACGAGGTTTCTTGAGTAAGCATTGCTTAGATGCCGGCTGGGGTCAATTCTTGCAAATCTTGGAACAGTGCTGCTTTAAGCGTGGGGTGTTTTTCTTGAAAGTTGACAGCAAAAAGACCAGCCAGATATGCCCTAACTGCCTCGTCTTGACAGGGAAGAAGGAATTGTCTGAGCGAGTCCATTCATGCCAAGATTGCGGCTACACAACGGATAGAGATGTTGCAGCCGCTCAAGTGGTTCTCCTCAGAGGACTTGCAGCCGTGGGGCACACGGTCAAGATGCTTTCAGAGGGTAAAGCGGTTGCGCTCCCGGTGATGAAAGAATTCCCGTCACTTTAG
- a CDS encoding ATP-binding cassette domain-containing protein — translation MVSTVPSAQLRLDQVSVTASVGLHYLLKDISFEIKTGERVALVGPSGAGKTTLLRLLNRLSEPTQGAIYLEDRAYRQIPTIELRRQVTLVLQESKLLGMPVRDALAYPLKLQGMSAQAITERILTWVERLHIPNEWLGRTEVQLSAGQRQIVAIARALTLQPKILLLDEPTSALDAGRGANLITTLTELAEATQTTILMANHQLDLAKEFCTRTLYLQQGELIKDMPAQEIDWVQLRQTLIQAEAKEAQEWS, via the coding sequence ATGGTATCAACTGTCCCAAGCGCCCAATTGCGGCTTGATCAAGTCAGCGTGACTGCTTCAGTGGGTTTGCACTATTTGCTCAAGGATATTTCCTTTGAAATTAAAACCGGCGAACGAGTAGCGCTTGTTGGGCCATCCGGGGCCGGGAAAACCACCTTGTTACGGCTTCTCAACCGGCTCAGCGAACCCACTCAGGGAGCGATTTATCTGGAAGATCGAGCTTACCGGCAAATCCCTACAATCGAGTTGCGCCGGCAGGTGACGCTGGTTCTGCAAGAGTCTAAACTTTTAGGGATGCCGGTGCGAGATGCCCTAGCCTATCCCTTGAAGTTGCAAGGCATGAGTGCACAAGCGATTACCGAACGCATCTTAACGTGGGTTGAGCGCCTGCATATTCCCAATGAGTGGTTGGGGCGCACAGAAGTGCAGCTATCCGCAGGGCAGCGACAGATCGTTGCCATCGCTAGGGCGCTGACGCTGCAACCAAAAATTTTATTATTGGATGAGCCAACTTCCGCCCTGGATGCCGGCAGGGGGGCAAATTTGATCACGACTCTTACTGAACTGGCGGAAGCCACGCAAACAACAATTTTAATGGCCAATCACCAACTGGATTTGGCCAAAGAATTTTGCACTCGTACCCTCTATCTCCAGCAGGGGGAACTCATTAAAGATATGCCGGCGCAGGAAATCGACTGGGTTCAACTGCGCCAAACCCTTATCCAAGCAGAAGCCAAAGAAGCTCAAGAGTGGAGTTAA
- a CDS encoding photosystem II high light acclimation radical SAM protein — protein sequence MENRILYVRLPCNPIFPIGVVYLADHVHKLFPEAEQRIFDLGTVPPLDFAGALDACVDEFQPTLLVFSWRDIQIYAPVGGRGGNPLQNAFEFYYAKNPFVKLRGALGGLRITTAYYTELWRNQGLIKRGLQRAQKYHSNARAVVGGGAVSVFYEQLGRSLPAGTIISVGEGEALLEKLLANRDISDERCYVVGETKPRDRMIHEQPTNIEKTACNYDYIEKIWPEFQYYLHDEDFYVGVQTKRGCPHNCCYCIYTVIEGKQVRINPADEVVAEIRQLYDRGIRNFWFTDAQFIPARKFIDDAVELLQKIIDAGMDDIHWAAYIRADNLTPELCDLMVKTGMNYFEIGITSGSQELVRKMRMGYNLRTVLENCRDLKAAGFNDLVSVNYSFNVIDETYETIRQTIAYHRELERIFGADKVEPAIFFIGLQPHTHLEEYAFKKDILKPGYDPMSIMPWTARKLLWNPEPFGSFFGEVCLQAWRQNPNDFGREVMKILEEKLGCADLEEALSAPVEVKEKQLLPA from the coding sequence ATGGAAAATCGCATCCTCTACGTCCGCCTGCCTTGCAATCCCATCTTTCCCATCGGGGTTGTTTATCTGGCTGATCACGTCCACAAGCTGTTTCCAGAAGCAGAACAGCGCATTTTTGACTTGGGAACAGTGCCGCCTTTAGATTTCGCCGGCGCGTTAGATGCTTGTGTAGATGAATTTCAGCCAACGCTGCTGGTATTCTCTTGGCGAGATATTCAGATTTATGCCCCAGTCGGTGGACGAGGCGGCAATCCTTTGCAGAATGCCTTTGAATTCTACTACGCCAAAAATCCTTTCGTGAAGCTGCGGGGGGCACTGGGAGGACTGCGGATCACCACGGCTTACTATACTGAACTGTGGCGCAACCAAGGCTTGATTAAGCGGGGACTGCAACGCGCTCAAAAATACCACTCAAATGCCCGTGCGGTTGTCGGTGGAGGTGCGGTGAGCGTATTCTATGAACAACTGGGGCGCAGTCTGCCGGCGGGAACCATTATCTCAGTCGGTGAAGGTGAAGCGCTGCTGGAAAAACTGCTTGCCAATCGAGATATTAGTGATGAACGCTGTTATGTGGTGGGAGAAACCAAACCGCGTGATCGCATGATTCACGAACAACCCACTAATATTGAGAAAACGGCCTGTAATTACGACTATATCGAGAAAATATGGCCGGAATTTCAATATTACCTTCACGACGAAGATTTTTATGTTGGGGTACAAACCAAGCGCGGTTGTCCTCATAACTGCTGCTATTGCATTTACACAGTAATTGAAGGCAAGCAGGTGCGAATTAATCCAGCAGATGAAGTGGTGGCAGAAATCCGCCAGCTTTATGATCGCGGGATTCGTAATTTTTGGTTTACAGATGCTCAGTTTATTCCGGCGCGGAAATTTATTGATGATGCCGTTGAACTGTTGCAAAAAATCATTGATGCCGGCATGGATGATATCCACTGGGCAGCTTACATTCGGGCGGATAACTTAACGCCCGAATTGTGCGATTTGATGGTAAAAACCGGCATGAATTATTTTGAAATTGGCATCACTAGCGGTTCCCAAGAACTGGTTCGGAAAATGCGAATGGGTTACAACCTCCGCACCGTATTAGAAAACTGCCGCGATTTAAAAGCTGCCGGTTTCAATGATTTGGTTTCGGTTAACTATTCGTTTAACGTGATAGACGAAACTTATGAAACGATTCGCCAGACGATTGCCTATCATCGGGAATTAGAGCGGATTTTTGGGGCGGATAAAGTTGAGCCGGCCATTTTCTTTATCGGCTTGCAACCCCACACCCATTTAGAAGAATATGCCTTTAAGAAGGATATTCTCAAACCCGGTTACGATCCGATGAGTATCATGCCGTGGACAGCTCGAAAATTGCTTTGGAATCCTGAACCGTTCGGCTCATTCTTTGGAGAAGTTTGCCTGCAAGCTTGGCGGCAAAATCCCAACGATTTTGGGCGGGAAGTGATGAAGATTTTAGAGGAAAAGCTGGGTTGTGCAGATTTGGAAGAAGCCTTATCTGCGCCGGTTGAGGTCAAGGAGAAACAGTTGTTGCCGGCTTAA
- a CDS encoding ABC transporter permease, which translates to MAPNRLPLPQFLRRAGQSSLSMQMMGVGIVLTLLFVFIALLAPAFQSWGWLQNPTEFLSNPIHEPPSPSHWFGTSRQGYDVFSRTLFGSQAAWQVVILATALSLIIGVPLGLVSGYLGGKVDRVLLFFMDTIYTLPGLLLSITLAFVVGRGVLNAAIALSISYIPQYYRVVRNHTHSVRTELFIEAAQAMGASTWTVLTRYLFLNVIQSVPVLFTLNAADAILTLGGLGFLGLGLPEETAEWGHDLRQALEALPTGIWWTALFPGLAMTLMVVGLSLVGEGLNEFVNPKLRQQS; encoded by the coding sequence ATGGCTCCTAACAGACTGCCCCTGCCTCAATTCTTGCGTCGTGCCGGTCAATCCAGCCTTTCGATGCAAATGATGGGGGTGGGTATTGTGCTGACACTTCTATTTGTCTTTATTGCCCTCTTAGCACCGGCTTTCCAAAGTTGGGGCTGGCTACAAAACCCCACAGAATTCCTCAGTAACCCGATCCACGAACCTCCCTCTCCCAGCCATTGGTTTGGCACCAGCCGGCAAGGTTATGATGTGTTTTCGCGCACCTTATTCGGTAGCCAAGCCGCGTGGCAAGTCGTGATTTTGGCAACAGCACTCAGTTTAATTATTGGCGTCCCCCTCGGCTTAGTCAGCGGTTATTTAGGGGGAAAAGTGGATCGGGTGTTGCTATTTTTTATGGATACAATTTACACCTTACCCGGATTGTTGCTGTCAATTACCCTGGCGTTTGTTGTCGGGCGTGGAGTATTAAATGCGGCGATTGCCTTGAGTATTTCTTACATTCCCCAATACTATCGCGTTGTCAGAAATCACACCCACAGTGTTAGAACCGAACTGTTTATTGAAGCCGCCCAAGCAATGGGCGCATCTACCTGGACAGTTCTCACACGTTACTTATTTCTTAACGTCATTCAAAGCGTGCCGGTGTTATTCACCCTCAACGCTGCTGATGCCATTCTGACATTAGGAGGCTTAGGATTTCTCGGTTTAGGTTTACCCGAAGAAACAGCAGAGTGGGGACACGATTTGCGGCAGGCGCTAGAAGCACTTCCCACCGGCATTTGGTGGACGGCTTTATTTCCCGGTTTAGCAATGACACTAATGGTTGTCGGGTTGTCTCTAGTCGGTGAAGGGTTGAACGAGTTCGTCAATCCTAAATTGCGGCAGCAAAGTTAA
- a CDS encoding DUF1830 domain-containing protein has translation MAQILDPIPSGQVGHILCCYVNATSKIQIARITNISNWYFERVVFPGQRLVFESFPEAVLEIHTGMMASAILSDKIPCNRLCIRENTDVVAENTQEPKATEKKFSPSLESPNKARGAAKPLIAAALTSVD, from the coding sequence ATGGCACAAATTCTCGACCCTATTCCTTCAGGCCAAGTCGGCCACATTCTTTGCTGCTATGTCAATGCTACCAGCAAGATTCAAATAGCCCGAATCACAAATATTTCCAACTGGTACTTTGAGCGAGTTGTCTTTCCCGGACAGCGTTTAGTGTTTGAATCTTTTCCTGAAGCAGTATTAGAAATTCATACAGGTATGATGGCGAGTGCCATTCTATCCGATAAGATACCATGTAATCGCTTGTGTATACGTGAAAATACTGATGTTGTTGCCGAAAATACTCAGGAACCAAAAGCAACTGAAAAAAAGTTTTCACCCAGCCTCGAATCTCCCAATAAAGCTAGAGGGGCTGCAAAACCTTTAATCGCTGCTGCTTTAACTTCAGTGGATTAA
- the cofH gene encoding 7,8-didemethyl-8-hydroxy-5-deazariboflavin synthase subunit CofH — protein MKTQTVDAILNRALTGTDISSEEAVALLKQTEPAAIAAIRQTADELRRRQAGEAVTYIINRNINFTNICEQHCSFCAFRRDDAEEGAFWLDAGKILEKATDAVRQDATEICMQGGLNPQAKVAGSSLSFYRQLVKIIKDEFPHLHLHAFSPQEVQFIAREDGLSYADVIAALRDAGVGSMPGTAAEVLEDRVRRIICPEKLDSNTWLEIVETAHRLGLPTTSTMLCGHIETPEEQISHLEKLRLLQQTAIDRQYPVRITEFILLPFVGEMAPAPLRRRVGRDQPVLADTLLLTAVSRIFLGNWIANHQPSWVKLGLAGATEALKWGCNDIGGTLMEEHITTMAGAQGGSCQTVEALQAAIHSLGRPDRQRDTLYRPLSVLSAGC, from the coding sequence GTGAAAACTCAAACTGTTGATGCAATTCTAAACCGTGCCTTAACCGGCACCGATATTTCCTCCGAAGAAGCAGTCGCACTCCTGAAACAAACAGAACCGGCAGCCATTGCAGCCATTCGCCAAACCGCCGACGAACTCCGGCGCAGACAAGCCGGTGAAGCTGTCACCTACATCATCAACCGCAATATTAACTTTACAAATATCTGCGAACAACACTGTAGCTTCTGCGCCTTTCGCCGCGATGACGCAGAGGAAGGCGCGTTTTGGCTGGATGCCGGCAAAATCCTCGAAAAAGCGACAGATGCAGTGCGACAGGATGCCACAGAAATTTGTATGCAAGGGGGATTAAACCCGCAAGCAAAGGTTGCCGGTTCCTCTTTGTCGTTTTACCGGCAATTGGTGAAAATAATCAAAGATGAATTTCCCCATCTGCATTTGCACGCCTTCTCTCCCCAAGAAGTGCAATTCATTGCCAGAGAAGACGGACTCAGTTATGCCGATGTCATAGCAGCGCTGCGGGATGCCGGTGTTGGTTCAATGCCGGGAACCGCCGCAGAAGTGCTGGAGGATCGGGTGCGGCGCATTATCTGCCCGGAAAAACTCGATAGCAACACCTGGCTAGAAATTGTAGAAACTGCTCACCGCCTAGGTTTGCCGACAACAAGCACCATGCTGTGCGGACATATTGAAACGCCAGAGGAGCAAATTAGCCATTTAGAAAAATTGCGTCTACTTCAGCAAACCGCCATTGATCGGCAATATCCCGTTCGCATTACAGAATTTATTCTCCTGCCTTTTGTCGGAGAAATGGCACCGGCACCTTTGCGGCGGCGGGTGGGACGCGATCAGCCGGTTCTTGCCGACACCCTCTTACTCACAGCCGTGTCTAGAATCTTTTTAGGAAATTGGATAGCCAACCATCAACCTAGCTGGGTTAAACTCGGTCTTGCCGGCGCAACAGAAGCCCTTAAATGGGGTTGTAACGACATTGGCGGCACCTTAATGGAAGAACACATTACCACAATGGCCGGTGCCCAAGGCGGCAGTTGTCAGACAGTAGAAGCCTTACAGGCAGCGATCCACTCCTTGGGCCGTCCTGACCGGCAGCGGGATACATTGTATCGTCCTCTGTCAGTTTTGAGTGCTGGGTGTTGA
- the argC gene encoding N-acetyl-gamma-glutamyl-phosphate reductase, whose translation MDDLERLPVGIVGASGYGGVQLVRLLMDHPKLKLAYLGGDSSAGKSFSDLYPHFGNFVNQAIESVDVETIAERCKVVFLSLPNGLAWKMAPALIEKGCKVLDLSADYRFSNLDTYTTWYGGERTDGETAVNAVYGLPELYRERIKEAQLVGCPGCYPTASLLALSPLLKQGLVLSETVIIDAKSGTSGGGRQAKTNMLLAEADNSLGAYGVARHRHTPEIEQICSDLAGHEVLVQFTPHLIPMVRGILSTVYATLRDPGLVREDLITIYTAFYRSSPWVKILPNGVYPQTKWAAGTNLCYIGVEVDPRTDRVIVMSAIDNLIKGQAGQALQCLNLMMGWEETLGLPQMGFYP comes from the coding sequence ATGGATGATTTAGAACGGCTGCCGGTTGGTATTGTAGGCGCGTCAGGCTATGGGGGGGTGCAGTTGGTGAGGTTGCTGATGGATCACCCAAAACTTAAACTGGCTTATTTGGGAGGAGACAGCAGCGCCGGCAAATCTTTCTCCGATCTCTATCCCCATTTCGGTAATTTTGTGAACCAGGCGATCGAGTCGGTGGATGTAGAAACCATTGCGGAACGCTGTAAAGTAGTCTTTCTCTCCTTGCCAAATGGTTTGGCATGGAAAATGGCACCGGCACTTATCGAGAAGGGGTGCAAAGTTCTCGATCTTTCTGCTGACTACCGATTTTCTAATTTAGACACTTATACGACATGGTACGGCGGAGAACGTACCGATGGAGAAACTGCTGTCAACGCTGTGTACGGTTTACCTGAACTTTACCGGGAACGCATTAAAGAAGCTCAATTAGTCGGTTGTCCCGGTTGCTATCCCACTGCCAGTTTATTAGCGCTTTCACCACTGCTCAAGCAAGGATTAGTTTTGAGCGAAACTGTAATCATTGATGCCAAATCTGGCACCTCTGGCGGTGGGAGACAAGCGAAAACAAATATGTTGCTCGCTGAGGCTGATAATTCTTTAGGGGCTTATGGAGTGGCGCGTCACCGGCATACCCCAGAAATCGAACAAATTTGCAGCGATCTAGCCGGCCACGAAGTTTTGGTACAATTTACCCCTCACCTAATTCCAATGGTGCGCGGGATTTTGTCTACCGTCTACGCCACCCTACGTGATCCTGGGCTAGTGCGGGAAGATTTAATTACCATTTACACCGCTTTTTACCGATCTTCTCCTTGGGTGAAGATATTGCCCAATGGGGTTTATCCTCAAACCAAGTGGGCTGCCGGCACAAATCTGTGTTATATCGGCGTGGAAGTTGATCCCCGCACAGATCGGGTGATTGTTATGTCAGCGATTGATAATTTAATCAAAGGACAAGCCGGTCAAGCGCTGCAATGTCTTAACTTAATGATGGGCTGGGAAGAAACTCTGGGATTGCCCCAAATGGGTTTTTATCCGTAG
- a CDS encoding DUF3352 domain-containing protein yields the protein MIDKIKTAFEKPNSARLLTVGAAVLLIGGGIAAYWALVQKTPLGDTPIGSTVVPQDAFAAVSLNTNSGQWQQLRQYGTPESRALLDGQLTQWRDNLLSVNGYNYEKDIQPWVGREVMIAWLSPQLVASATTPAPNAAASIENALMIVLPINNAGRAKQLLEKPKPLPQGQWVERTYNNVKIREIQGAPAQRYSAAILDDRFLVVTTNPRATELAIDTYKGGPSLAKTPGYGEALNQIETSGPFARVYINVPAAADVAAIHSVRTIPPQARAQLQQNQGIATTVNLQPEGINFKAVSWLKPDSEKKQAVENKAQGMLSRLPADTLMMASGSNLQRMWQDYTEGSQANPLTPFDPQWLQKAITSNTGLNLEKDLLAWMAGEFSFSLIPAAQGTVTQFPAGLVFMVRSSDRRAAEKALKQLDRVMSDRYKYKVEEAKIGNQSVVNWTSEYGALTLTHGWLNGNVAFLTMFAPVAGGIVPKPPTPLAVSEQFQKAVPTELESTTGNFFIDVDRLVNTKQFFFPELPAAQQAVVNAIRSVGLTAAISDARSTRYDVFVMLKQQGKPNPLPSPAKVLPSPKPQSTPPKQQTQPSPSPTSPPATPQTPPQPSP from the coding sequence ATGATTGACAAAATAAAAACTGCATTTGAGAAACCGAACTCTGCCCGCCTGCTGACGGTGGGGGCTGCCGTTTTGCTAATTGGTGGCGGGATCGCAGCTTATTGGGCATTGGTTCAAAAAACCCCTTTAGGAGACACCCCTATCGGTTCCACCGTCGTCCCCCAAGACGCATTTGCCGCCGTTTCCCTGAATACCAATAGCGGTCAGTGGCAGCAGTTACGCCAGTACGGCACCCCGGAAAGCCGAGCACTTCTTGATGGACAACTGACCCAGTGGCGCGATAACCTGTTGAGCGTCAATGGCTACAACTATGAGAAAGATATCCAGCCTTGGGTCGGGCGAGAGGTCATGATAGCTTGGTTATCGCCTCAACTTGTTGCCTCAGCCACCACTCCTGCCCCCAATGCCGCCGCCTCTATCGAAAATGCCCTGATGATCGTGCTGCCGATTAACAACGCAGGAAGGGCAAAACAACTGTTAGAGAAGCCCAAACCGCTGCCACAAGGTCAGTGGGTTGAGCGCACTTACAACAACGTCAAAATAAGGGAAATACAAGGCGCACCGGCTCAAAGATACTCAGCCGCAATCCTTGATGATCGGTTTTTAGTCGTCACCACCAACCCAAGAGCAACAGAACTGGCAATTGACACCTATAAAGGCGGCCCTTCCCTCGCCAAAACCCCTGGATACGGTGAAGCGTTAAATCAAATCGAGACATCTGGGCCATTTGCCAGAGTTTATATCAATGTGCCGGCGGCTGCGGATGTTGCCGCCATTCATTCTGTGCGAACCATTCCCCCGCAAGCAAGGGCGCAACTGCAACAAAATCAGGGAATCGCCACAACGGTTAACCTGCAACCTGAAGGCATCAATTTTAAAGCGGTTTCTTGGCTAAAACCGGATAGTGAGAAAAAGCAAGCCGTAGAAAATAAAGCCCAAGGAATGCTCAGCCGGCTGCCGGCGGACACCTTAATGATGGCGTCGGGCAGCAATTTGCAGCGGATGTGGCAAGATTACACCGAAGGTTCTCAAGCCAACCCCCTGACGCCCTTCGATCCGCAATGGCTGCAAAAAGCCATTACATCAAACACCGGCTTGAATTTAGAAAAAGACTTGCTGGCATGGATGGCAGGGGAATTTTCATTTTCCCTGATTCCCGCAGCTCAAGGAACGGTGACACAGTTTCCCGCAGGGCTAGTCTTTATGGTGCGCTCTAGCGACCGCCGCGCCGCAGAGAAAGCCCTCAAACAGCTGGATCGGGTGATGAGTGATCGATACAAATACAAGGTCGAAGAAGCGAAAATTGGCAATCAGTCGGTCGTCAATTGGACTTCCGAATATGGTGCCTTGACACTCACTCACGGTTGGTTAAATGGCAATGTTGCTTTCTTGACAATGTTTGCGCCGGTTGCCGGTGGCATCGTTCCGAAGCCGCCAACTCCACTGGCAGTTTCTGAACAATTCCAAAAAGCTGTTCCCACAGAACTTGAATCCACCACCGGCAACTTTTTCATTGATGTTGACCGCCTAGTCAATACGAAGCAATTTTTCTTTCCAGAACTGCCGGCGGCGCAGCAAGCCGTGGTGAATGCGATTCGCAGCGTTGGGCTAACCGCAGCCATTAGCGACGCGCGCAGCACTCGCTACGATGTCTTTGTGATGCTGAAACAGCAAGGCAAACCAAACCCATTGCCCAGTCCTGCCAAAGTTCTCCCCTCTCCAAAGCCTCAAAGCACTCCGCCCAAACAACAGACACAACCCAGTCCATCACCCACCAGTCCGCCGGCAACACCTCAAACGCCTCCTCAGCCGTCTCCTTAA
- a CDS encoding DUF4079 domain-containing protein, producing the protein MNLPSFIWLWKIAAWSMGFSLLAYLLLAMTGTWMFQARQTRHRRPRWLRSGHYIIGGIMVALVLLLLGIGLVGTLGYYGTLNHSAHFGAGLTVVGLVLISAWSATQISPGRPWARTVHISANAVLFIAFAWVTWTGWIVVQKYLP; encoded by the coding sequence TTGAACCTGCCTTCCTTTATCTGGTTGTGGAAAATAGCTGCTTGGTCTATGGGATTTTCCCTACTCGCCTATTTGCTGCTTGCCATGACCGGCACTTGGATGTTTCAGGCGCGGCAAACTCGGCACCGACGTCCGCGTTGGCTGCGATCTGGGCATTACATCATTGGTGGCATCATGGTGGCTTTGGTGCTTTTACTACTAGGGATTGGCCTTGTCGGCACTCTAGGGTATTATGGCACCCTGAACCACTCAGCTCACTTTGGAGCCGGTTTAACGGTAGTGGGTTTAGTTTTAATATCTGCCTGGAGCGCAACACAAATTAGCCCAGGGCGTCCTTGGGCTAGAACCGTTCACATCAGCGCAAATGCAGTTCTGTTTATTGCTTTTGCGTGGGTTACATGGACAGGCTGGATTGTGGTGCAAAAATATTTACCTTAA
- a CDS encoding ROK family protein, translating into MSADAGIVIEKGISPEVMGIDLGGTAIKLGRFSPDGKCHHSLSVETPQPATPAAVLGVMVDAIEQLDPDGKCVAIGVGTPGPVDTGSRVAKVAINLAGWEDVPLADWLEDKTGKPTILANDANCAGLGEAWLGAGRQFDNLIVLTLGTGVGGAIILNGELFMGRTGAAGELGLITLDLYGPECHSGNRGSLEQFVSVQAIRRRTGQEPEELGHMAKAGNRQALQFWETYGHQLGAGLASLIYVLTPEAIIIGGGICASAEFFLPATLAEIERRVLPVCRPGLQLLTAQLGNQAGIAGAAKLAWQVVGAKG; encoded by the coding sequence ATGAGCGCAGACGCCGGCATTGTAATAGAAAAGGGCATCAGCCCAGAAGTCATGGGCATAGATTTAGGGGGCACAGCCATTAAACTGGGGCGTTTTAGCCCAGATGGTAAATGCCATCATTCCTTAAGCGTGGAAACACCCCAACCGGCAACACCGGCAGCCGTTTTAGGCGTCATGGTGGACGCAATTGAGCAACTAGATCCAGACGGCAAATGCGTGGCCATCGGCGTTGGCACACCTGGCCCAGTCGATACCGGCTCTCGCGTGGCCAAAGTCGCAATTAACTTAGCCGGCTGGGAAGATGTCCCCTTAGCCGACTGGTTAGAAGACAAAACCGGCAAACCGACGATTTTAGCCAATGACGCCAACTGTGCCGGTTTGGGAGAAGCGTGGTTAGGTGCCGGTCGTCAGTTTGACAACCTCATCGTCCTGACTTTAGGCACCGGCGTTGGCGGTGCCATTATCCTCAATGGTGAGCTATTTATGGGCCGCACCGGCGCTGCAGGAGAATTGGGTTTAATTACCCTAGACCTTTACGGCCCAGAATGCCACAGCGGCAACCGAGGTTCTTTAGAGCAATTTGTTTCAGTTCAAGCCATTCGTCGGCGCACAGGGCAAGAACCGGAAGAACTTGGCCACATGGCAAAAGCTGGCAACCGGCAAGCATTACAGTTTTGGGAAACTTACGGACACCAACTGGGTGCCGGTTTAGCCAGCCTCATCTACGTGCTCACCCCAGAAGCGATTATTATTGGCGGCGGCATCTGTGCCAGTGCGGAATTTTTCCTGCCGGCAACCTTAGCAGAAATTGAGCGGCGAGTGCTGCCGGTGTGCCGTCCAGGTTTACAGCTATTAACCGCCCAATTAGGCAACCAAGCCGGTATTGCCGGTGCCGCAAAATTGGCTTGGCAGGTGGTTGGGGCTAAGGGCTAG